One Erpetoichthys calabaricus chromosome 9, fErpCal1.3, whole genome shotgun sequence genomic region harbors:
- the chmp1a gene encoding charged multivesicular body protein 1a encodes MDDTLFQLRFTVKQLEKLAKKAEKDSKAEQAKVKKALQQKNVECARVYAENAIRKKNEGVNWLRMASRVDAVSSKVQTAVTMKGVTKNMAQVTKALDKALSSMDLQKVSAVMDKFENQVQNLDVHTSVMEDSMSSATTLTTPQEQVDSLIMQIAEESGLEVMDQLNQLPAGTTSIGETSTRSQDKEDQLSRRLAELRN; translated from the exons TTCACTGTGAAACAGCTAGAGAAACTAGCAAAGAAAGCAGAGAAGGATTCAAAAGCCGAGCAAGCTAAAGTGAAAAAG GCTCTTCAACAAAAGAATGTGGAATGTGCACGGGTTTATGCAGAAAACGCtatcagaaagaaaaatgaaggtgTCAACTGGCTTAGAATGGCATCACGTGTGGATGCCGTGTCGTCAAAAGTTCAGACAGCTGTAACAATGAAGGGG GTTACTAAGAACATGGCTCAGGTAACTAAAGCCCTAGACAAAGCTCTGAGCTCAATGGATTTGCAGAAAGTGTCGGCTGTAATGGACAAGTTTGAAAACCAGGTTCAGAATCTAGACGTTCACACTTCG GTGATGGAGGACTCCATGAGCTCAGCAACAACCTTGACCACGCCACAAGAACAAGTAGATAGCTTAATTATGCAGATTGCAGAGGAAAGTGGCCTGGAAGTGATGGACCAATTAAACCAACTACCTGCTGGTACCACATCTATAGGGGAGACCTCAACACGTTCCCAGGATAAGGAAGACCAGCTTTCCAGGAG GTTGGCTGAACTGAGGAATTAA